The Tolypothrix sp. PCC 7712 region CTTATTAAAGCGACTAGCAACAGAAGCGCCCGGAACCTTTCAACATACGTTATTTGTAGCCACATTAGCAGAAGCCGCTGCTAAACACCTCAAATGCGATGTGGAACTAGTGCGCGCCGGTACGCTTTACCACGACATCGGTAAAATGCACGACCCCTCTGGTTTTATCGAAAACCAAATGGGAGGGCCGAATAAACATGAAACAGAAATTAAAGACCCCTGGAAGAGTGCAGCGATTATTAAAAAGCACGTTAGTGAAGGGTTAGCGATGGCACAGGAACATCTTTTACCCACCGCAATTCAAGCTTTCATTCCAGAACATCAGGGAACCATGCTGATTGCTTATTTCCATCACCAAGCGCAGCAAATGGCAAAAGAAAATCCCAGTATTCAAGTAGACGACGCTGATTTTCGCTACGATGGACCAATTCCTCAATCGCGGGAAACAGCAATTGTCATGTTAGCCGATTCCTGTGAAGCCGCATTGCGATCGCTCAAAGATGCAACACCAGAACAAGCTTTAAATATGCTGAATAATATCTTGCGGGCGAGATGGCAAGACAATCAACTAATAGATTCTGGACTCACACGTGAAGAAGTGTCCGACATCGCCCAAATCTTCGTAGAAGTTTGGCAGCAATTCCATCACAAACGCATTGCTTATCCTAAATACAAAACCAATAACGAGAAAGTAGCTAAGGGGTAGGGAATGGGTGAATGGGGAATGGGTAATGGGGAAGGGGGAAGGGAGAATGGGGAATGGGTGTTTGTTATAAGTTTTGGAAAAGTATTTTGAATTTGTGATGAGTAAATTTGATGAGCAGTGAAATTCTATCCTAAGAATAGACGCGATCGCTTCACCGCATTTTGCAAATCTTCGGATAACCAATTATCAAACTGCGGATAAATTGGCAATCGCGGCACTAACTCCCACCCCGCAGGTTGTAAAATCTCTCTCAATCTCTGTTCCTGAACATGGGGATAATCGGGATTCACTTCGTCTTTTGGCCCAATTCCGCCTAAATCTCTCGCCCCAGCTTCTATACAAGCAAGTAACCACTGCTCATCTTTAACTAAGTTGGGCGGAATTTGAATTGTCATCTCTGATGGTAAAATTTGGCGTGCTTGGGCAATTACTTCTGGTAATTGATCAGGGTCAAAAGGTGGCGCATCAAAGCTTTGCTGATTTCCTGGACTGTGAGGTTGTAAAATCACTTCTTGAATGTGATGATATCGCTGATGTATTTGAGATATAGCAGCTAAAGTTTCTTCGCAATCGGCAATTGTTTCACCAATTCCTAATAATAATCCTGTAGTAAAGGGTATTTGTAATTCCCCTGCCCATGCTAATTGTTGTAACCG contains the following coding sequences:
- the cofG gene encoding 7,8-didemethyl-8-hydroxy-5-deazariboflavin synthase subunit CofG, giving the protein MKINNSRTVTYSPAYTIVPTYECFNRCTYCNFRTDPGKSPWLNLATAESILKQLQNQNIYEILILSGEVHPHSPQRQEWLQRIYDLCNLALAMGFLPHTNAGPLSFAEMQKLKNVNVSMGLMLEQLTPKLLNTVHKHAPSKLPQVRLQQLAWAGELQIPFTTGLLLGIGETIADCEETLAAISQIHQRYHHIQEVILQPHSPGNQQSFDAPPFDPDQLPEVIAQARQILPSEMTIQIPPNLVKDEQWLLACIEAGARDLGGIGPKDEVNPDYPHVQEQRLREILQPAGWELVPRLPIYPQFDNWLSEDLQNAVKRSRLFLG